The DNA region GCGGCAGCAGCGCGTTGAGGTGGGCCACCGCGGCGGCGAGGCGGGCGTTCGTGTCGTAGGCGGTGGTCGGGGCGGTGCCGGGGGCCGTCACATGCAGGTCGGACATCTGGGCGATCAGCATCGGGCACCCCTGGGGACGCGAGGGTCGGAGGACCAAGGATTGTCACATCGCCGATTTCCCGGATGTCTTCAAGAGTCCAACCGGAGCAAAACTTCCTTTACGCTTCCGTGACAGGCTGAGCCGTCGGCCGAACGACGGTCTTGCCGCCACAGCATCGGATCGGGGAATGAGCGCGTCCACCTCCTCCTGCCTGCTCGCACGGTTGCTGGCGTCCGGGAAGTTCTGGCTGAAGCGCGCCCGCATCGCCTCCCCGGACCTCGGCGAGGGCGCTCCGCCACCCGGAGCGGACGGCGCCCTGCTGGCCGATCTTCGCATCGAAGGCGATCGGATTCGTGCGGTTCTACCGGCGGGCGAAGCGCCCTGCTGCGCCCCAGGCCTCTGCCTTGATGGCGGACCGGTTCGCCCGCGCGGTGGCTGCACCGCGGTCGGCCCCGGTCAACCCGCTGATCTGACGGTGATTCTTCCCGATGGGGAGCGGCTGGAGATGGAAAAGGGCCGGGTTGTGCAACCCGATCCGCCGCCGTCGCGCGCCTGAACCCTTGCAACCGTCTCGACTCCGGAACTGAACTGAACGATATAGTTCAGTTCACCGCCCGCCCCTCACAGCGGCCCGGTTGACACGAAACGCCCCGCGCGCCCGCCCGGCGGGCCGGCGGGCCTGTGCGGGTTCCGTATCCATGCGCCACACGCTTCGCATCGTCGCCCTTCTGGTCCTGGTCGCTCTCGGCGGCGGCGCCTACTGGTACTTCGTCAAGCAGGGCGGAACCATCAACACGCTGCTCGCCGGCAAGGTTCCGGCCCCCGGCGGCGCCTCGGCCGGCGGCCCGGCGGCGGGCGGACCGCCGGGTGGCGCGCCGCCGATGCCGGTGGAGGCCCTGCCGGTCAAGATCGGCACCGTGTCGCGTCAGGTCACCGCGGTCGGTTCGCTGCTGTCCAGCGAATCGGTGGTCATCCGGCCCGAGGTGGCGGGCAAGGTCTCCGAGATCGCCTTCCTGGAAGGGCAGGCGGTGAAGAAGGGCGCGGTGCTGATCCGGTTGGACGATTCCATCGCCCGCGCCACGCTGGCCCAGGCGCAGGCGAGCATCGCCTTCTCGCGCGCCGAACTGGCCCGCGCCGAGGAGCTGTACCGCCAGCGCACCGGCCCCGCCCGCAACCGCGAGCAGGCGCTCGCCAAGCTCCAGTCCGACGAGGCGGCGGTGCAACTCGCCAAGGCGCAGCTGGAGAAGCTGACCCTGACCGCGCCCTTCGACGGCGTGCTGGGCCTGCGCAAGGTCTCGGTGGGCGACGTCGTGGCGGCGGGCAAGGACATCGTGAACCTGGAAGCCATCGAGATCCTGAAGCTCGATTTCCGGGTGCCGGAGCTGTATCTGCCGACCGTCCGCACCGGCCAGACCCTGAAGGTCGCCGTGGACTCCTTCGGCGGGCGGACCTTCGACGGCACGGTCTACGCCATCGATCCGCTGGTGGACGTGAACGGCCGCGCGGTGGTGATCCGTGCCCGCGTCCCCAACAAGGACGGCGCGCTGCGCCCCGGCCTGTTCGCGCGGGTGGCCCTGACGCTGGACCAGACCCCGAACGCCGTGCTGGTGCCCGAGCAGGCGGTCAGCGCCTTCGGCAACCGTCAGTTCGTCTTCAAGGTGGTGGAGGGCAAGGCGGTGCAGACCACCGTCACGCTGGGCGAGCGGCGCAACGCCGAGGTGGAGATCACCGCCGGCCTGCAGCCCGGCGACGTGGTGGTGACCGCCGGCCAGCTGAAGATCCGCGACGGCGCGCCGGTGGTGGTGATCAACAACAAGCCGGCGGGGAGCTGAGCCGATGGTCCTCTCCGACATCTCCATCCGCCGGCCCGTCCTGGCGACGGTCATGAGCCTTGCGCTCATGCTGATCGGCATCGTGTCGTACCAGCGCCTGTCCGTGCGCGAATACCCGAAGATCGACGAACCCGTCGTCACGGTGGAGACCACCTACAAGGGCGCCTCGGCCGAAATCATCGAAAGCCAAGTCACCCAGATCCTGGAGGATTCGCTGTCGGGCATCGAGGGCATCGACGTGATGTCCTCGATCAGCCGGGCGGAGAAGAGCCAGATCACCCTGCGCTTCCGGCTGGACCGCAACGTCGACACGGCGGCCAGCGACGTGCGCGACCGCGTCGGCCGCGTGCGCGCCCAGCTTCCCAACGAGATCGACGAGCCGGTCATCGCGAAGGTGGAGGCCGACGCGCAGCCGATCATCTATCTCGCCTTCTCGTCCGACCGCCATTCGCCGCTGGACGTGACGGACTTCGCCGACCGCTACGTCAAGGACCGGCTGCAGAACCTGCCCGGCGTCGCCCAGGTGCGAATCTTCGGCGAGCGGCGCTTCGCCATGCGTCTCTGGCTCGACCCGCAGCGCATGGCCGCCTACCGCGTCACCCCGCAGGACGTCGAGAACGCGCTGCGCAAGCAGAACGTCGAGATCCCGGCGGGCCGCGTCGAGAGCAAGGCGCGGGAGTTCACCGTCGTCTCCGAAACCGACCTGCGCACGCCGGAGGAGTTCGACCGCATCATCCTGCGCGACGACGGCGGCTATCTGGTCCGGCTGAAGGACGTCGGCCGCGCCGAGCTGGGCGCGCGGGACGAGCGGGTCAGCGCCCG from Azospirillum brasilense includes:
- a CDS encoding efflux RND transporter periplasmic adaptor subunit; translation: MRHTLRIVALLVLVALGGGAYWYFVKQGGTINTLLAGKVPAPGGASAGGPAAGGPPGGAPPMPVEALPVKIGTVSRQVTAVGSLLSSESVVIRPEVAGKVSEIAFLEGQAVKKGAVLIRLDDSIARATLAQAQASIAFSRAELARAEELYRQRTGPARNREQALAKLQSDEAAVQLAKAQLEKLTLTAPFDGVLGLRKVSVGDVVAAGKDIVNLEAIEILKLDFRVPELYLPTVRTGQTLKVAVDSFGGRTFDGTVYAIDPLVDVNGRAVVIRARVPNKDGALRPGLFARVALTLDQTPNAVLVPEQAVSAFGNRQFVFKVVEGKAVQTTVTLGERRNAEVEITAGLQPGDVVVTAGQLKIRDGAPVVVINNKPAGS